One region of Lactobacillus johnsonii genomic DNA includes:
- a CDS encoding HIT family protein has protein sequence MCLICERIEMIKNNENKFFVKELKTGYVVLGDNQHFKGYTLFLYKKHKNELYELDLTERQAFLEEMSLVGEAVSKAFECEKMNYELLGNGDSHLHWHLFPRVSGDLGEYGYHGKGPVWWYPREKMYSAENVLNDKELEELKQKLKIELDKIDR, from the coding sequence ATGTGTCTAATTTGTGAACGAATTGAAATGATTAAAAATAATGAGAATAAATTCTTTGTGAAAGAGTTAAAAACAGGTTATGTGGTATTGGGTGATAATCAACATTTTAAGGGCTACACGCTTTTTCTTTATAAAAAACATAAAAATGAACTATATGAGTTAGATTTGACTGAAAGGCAAGCTTTCTTAGAAGAAATGTCGTTAGTCGGTGAAGCAGTCTCAAAAGCTTTTGAATGTGAAAAAATGAATTATGAATTGCTGGGAAACGGTGATTCTCATTTGCATTGGCATTTGTTTCCAAGAGTAAGCGGAGATTTAGGAGAATACGGCTACCATGGCAAGGGACCAGTATGGTGGTATCCACGAGAAAAAATGTATAGTGCAGAGAATGTATTGAATGATAAAGAGCTTGAAGAACTAAAGCAAAAGTTGAAGATTGAATTAGATAAAATAGATCGATAA
- a CDS encoding nitroreductase family protein, which produces MNAIFERKAIRKYTDEKVEEEKIQRLIDAFQASPCAMHQTDVMELSVITKPELLKKIENSTNNSCYNAPLIFMINTKKDSHFGERDASVAAENIMVEAADLGLGSVYVMGGVFALNKFPELQKELGMDEGYETTVLVPIGYPADKEQVEDRGNRYKVVRK; this is translated from the coding sequence ATGAACGCAATTTTTGAAAGAAAAGCAATTCGAAAATATACTGATGAAAAAGTAGAAGAAGAAAAAATTCAAAGGCTAATTGATGCTTTTCAAGCTTCACCTTGTGCTATGCACCAAACAGACGTCATGGAACTTAGCGTCATTACAAAACCAGAACTACTTAAAAAGATAGAAAATAGTACAAACAATTCTTGTTATAATGCACCGTTAATATTTATGATTAATACTAAAAAGGACAGCCATTTTGGTGAAAGGGATGCTTCTGTAGCTGCTGAGAATATAATGGTAGAAGCAGCAGATTTAGGTTTAGGATCAGTTTATGTAATGGGTGGAGTATTTGCACTAAATAAGTTTCCTGAACTCCAAAAAGAATTGGGAATGGATGAAGGTTATGAAACTACTGTACTCGTGCCAATTGGTTATCCCGCTGATAAAGAACAAGTAGAAGATAGAGGCAATCGTTATAAAGTGGTTAGAAAATAA
- a CDS encoding GNAT family N-acetyltransferase encodes MSLEIKSYEQKYFNELCLVMDRARKQELQSEDLEEVFLPLRDAPYLDYFLSCKIYVAFEDGVLAGFIGFRPGNLNFIYVDPTHQNKGIATELIEKVLTELERPVRLEVFTDNERAKALYRKFGFERVNTITEKWSDEFPVVFSQDTMELR; translated from the coding sequence ATGAGTCTAGAGATCAAATCTTATGAACAAAAATATTTTAATGAGTTGTGCTTAGTAATGGATAGAGCAAGAAAACAAGAACTTCAGAGTGAAGATTTGGAGGAGGTTTTTCTACCATTACGGGATGCACCATATTTAGATTATTTTTTGTCTTGTAAAATTTATGTAGCGTTTGAGGACGGTGTATTAGCTGGATTTATTGGTTTTCGGCCAGGTAATTTGAATTTTATTTATGTTGACCCAACTCACCAAAATAAGGGAATTGCGACTGAGTTAATTGAAAAAGTCTTAACTGAGTTAGAGAGACCCGTTAGATTAGAAGTATTTACTGATAATGAACGAGCAAAAGCTTTATACAGGAAATTTGGTTTTGAAAGAGTAAATACCATTACTGAAAAGTGGTCAGATGAATTTCCTGTCGTTTTTTCACAAGATACGATGGAATTGAGATAA
- a CDS encoding alpha/beta hydrolase family protein translates to MEITIKRDGLNLHGLLEGTDKIENDTIAILMHGFKGDLGYDDSKILYALSHYLNDQGLPTIRFDFDGCGKSDGKFEDMTVYSEILDGIKILDYVRNTVKAKHIYLVGHSQGGVVASMLAGYYRDVIEKLALLAPAATLKSDALDGVCQDSTYDPMHIPETVNVGGFEVGGAYFRTAQLLPIYQTAEHYNREVLLIHGLADKVVSPNASRKFHTLLPKSELHLIPDEGHMFNGKNRPEVLKLVSEFLIK, encoded by the coding sequence ATGGAGATTACAATTAAACGTGATGGTCTAAACTTACATGGTTTACTTGAAGGAACCGATAAGATTGAAAATGATACGATTGCTATTTTAATGCATGGTTTTAAAGGTGATTTGGGTTATGATGACAGTAAGATTTTGTATGCTCTCTCTCACTACTTAAATGATCAAGGCCTTCCAACAATTCGGTTTGACTTTGATGGGTGCGGAAAAAGTGATGGTAAATTTGAAGATATGACTGTCTACAGCGAAATCCTAGATGGAATAAAAATATTGGATTATGTTCGTAATACTGTTAAGGCAAAACATATCTATTTAGTGGGACACTCGCAAGGTGGAGTAGTAGCGTCAATGCTGGCTGGATATTATCGAGATGTTATTGAAAAATTGGCTTTACTCGCTCCTGCAGCAACTCTTAAATCTGATGCTTTAGATGGAGTTTGTCAGGACAGTACTTATGATCCAATGCATATCCCTGAAACTGTCAATGTTGGTGGTTTTGAAGTGGGCGGAGCTTACTTTAGAACTGCTCAATTATTACCGATTTATCAAACAGCAGAACATTATAATAGGGAAGTTTTATTGATTCATGGCTTAGCAGATAAAGTTGTGTCACCTAATGCCTCAAGAAAATTCCATACACTTTTGCCTAAAAGTGAGCTCCATTTAATTCCAGATGAGGGTCACATGTTTAACGGAAAAAATAGACCTGAAGTATTAAAATTAGTTAGTGAGTTTTTAATAAAATAA
- a CDS encoding MazG-like family protein has protein sequence MLIDTKKLQKAILENKKNHNFNTTDIKFELLSLYGEVNELFQAWLKDDPENINEELADVAIFLLGISEMVGSDLGEDILKKMEINKRRKYIDGKKIEG, from the coding sequence ATGCTTATTGACACTAAAAAATTACAAAAAGCTATCCTTGAAAATAAGAAAAACCATAATTTTAATACTACTGATATTAAGTTTGAACTTCTTTCATTATACGGAGAAGTAAATGAACTTTTTCAGGCATGGCTAAAGGATGATCCGGAGAACATCAATGAAGAATTGGCAGATGTTGCAATTTTTCTTTTAGGAATTTCCGAAATGGTAGGAAGCGATCTTGGCGAAGATATTCTTAAAAAGATGGAAATTAATAAAAGGCGAAAATATATTGATGGAAAAAAGATTGAAGGATAG
- a CDS encoding DUF6176 family protein — protein MTQIELTRFRIKKGKEEKAQEWMNFLNEHHVDTVKTMAAEKMYVETVFSEKNEDGYTYFYWYSVQGENGQKVEESESYIDKKHIEYWDECIDSTYYAVDMKVQQSLIAPEIEKVINEDNS, from the coding sequence ATGACACAAATTGAATTAACTCGCTTTCGGATTAAGAAAGGTAAAGAGGAAAAAGCTCAGGAGTGGATGAATTTCTTAAATGAGCATCACGTCGATACAGTTAAAACAATGGCTGCTGAAAAAATGTATGTTGAGACTGTCTTTAGTGAAAAGAATGAAGATGGTTATACATATTTTTACTGGTATTCTGTCCAAGGCGAGAATGGTCAGAAGGTTGAAGAATCAGAAAGTTATATAGATAAGAAACATATTGAGTATTGGGATGAATGTATTGATTCAACCTATTATGCAGTAGATATGAAAGTTCAGCAAAGTTTAATCGCTCCAGAAATAGAGAAGGTAATTAATGAGGATAATTCATGA
- a CDS encoding phospholipase D family protein has product MLTLYDLKNNVMLKQPDFFKLVEGYDSFKGVSFVGSFKIIEKELLPRFKQIDLILGMEDQKIGKNLDQLLNVSNKVKQLLSLSRDSDFLDRIENQTLNLRFTKDKLFHSKYFIIENETDFIIFNGSMNLTKKALKQNHEMLWMYEGKKNDLQDLKIYEEHQKLFKKNFEEDSVEYLDRKIINNLYGKTKKQITAIIADEVVDKVQQNIVEVNPKDIVKLTKDVARKEETYELHPETVQKVAKQLFTEKGNKRRNEEKVREEVKKIVYQDFSDASQNRVIKASTLYPKPVWAYKDNNIIVEDTNTNLFHSLEVNSDIVSEDDVRTFVRIIESFKLNKVKDESHQALSAFIYLMTAPMIWKIREIYRKSNFSKSADQIPLSMVLIGRGTTGKTLLVRDYFKKFTGDKSHSLQYTEINDGNGARTDKAVRFLDNYLHSQRFISPMIVDELNSNFLHSKVALNAIKQWSNTIKGIHNINIFAMNHNAGSKEINNLEEITKRVYYLSFEAPWLPSNQQEINYNMLINDNNDHIYRYVVSELNKRLVHLTGEEEANLIEDYLSLTKEILGNLLKKYGYYDRLKNILGANYDYKIDRNRITWKMLILDDHYEHIAFTDGDDKYFHVSKAIFNDFKANGYENINQTLDNYFNMFPREGGIAIEQYGNGMRLDIDKFDKFIGEPLIRKHYERMHKDEKQQDNMTALLKAQVEQNKIIVEKLTEQKEQENKKKGFISRLFNR; this is encoded by the coding sequence ATGCTAACACTTTATGATTTAAAGAACAATGTAATGCTTAAACAACCAGATTTCTTTAAGTTGGTCGAAGGATATGACTCTTTTAAAGGAGTTAGTTTTGTTGGAAGTTTTAAAATAATAGAGAAAGAACTTTTGCCACGCTTTAAACAGATTGATCTAATTTTAGGGATGGAAGATCAGAAAATTGGTAAGAATTTAGATCAATTATTAAATGTCTCTAATAAAGTAAAGCAGCTATTGTCTTTAAGCCGAGATTCGGACTTTTTAGATCGAATTGAAAATCAAACTTTAAATTTAAGATTCACTAAGGATAAACTTTTTCATAGTAAATATTTCATTATTGAAAATGAAACTGATTTTATTATCTTCAATGGTTCAATGAATCTTACTAAAAAAGCTTTAAAGCAAAATCATGAAATGCTTTGGATGTATGAAGGTAAAAAGAATGATTTACAGGATTTAAAAATCTATGAAGAGCATCAAAAGCTTTTTAAGAAGAATTTCGAAGAAGATAGTGTTGAATACTTAGATAGAAAAATTATCAATAATCTATATGGTAAAACTAAAAAGCAAATTACTGCAATTATTGCAGATGAAGTAGTAGATAAAGTTCAACAAAATATTGTTGAAGTAAATCCGAAGGATATTGTAAAGCTTACTAAGGATGTGGCTAGAAAAGAAGAAACTTATGAGCTCCATCCTGAGACTGTTCAAAAAGTAGCTAAGCAACTTTTTACGGAAAAGGGTAATAAACGAAGAAATGAAGAAAAGGTCCGTGAAGAAGTTAAAAAAATTGTCTATCAAGACTTTAGTGATGCATCTCAAAACCGTGTAATAAAAGCTAGCACTCTATATCCTAAACCAGTTTGGGCTTATAAAGATAATAATATTATTGTTGAAGATACAAACACTAATTTATTTCATTCGCTTGAAGTTAATTCGGACATAGTTAGTGAGGATGATGTTCGTACTTTTGTTAGAATTATTGAAAGCTTTAAATTGAATAAGGTAAAAGATGAAAGTCACCAGGCACTCTCTGCATTTATTTATCTGATGACTGCTCCAATGATTTGGAAAATTCGTGAAATTTATCGTAAATCTAATTTTTCAAAAAGTGCTGATCAGATTCCTCTTTCGATGGTATTAATTGGAAGAGGCACTACTGGGAAGACTTTATTGGTACGAGATTATTTTAAAAAGTTTACTGGAGACAAGTCCCATAGTTTACAATACACTGAAATTAATGATGGTAATGGTGCTAGAACCGATAAAGCAGTTAGATTTTTAGACAATTATTTGCATTCTCAACGTTTTATTTCTCCGATGATTGTCGATGAATTAAATAGTAATTTTTTACATAGTAAAGTGGCTCTTAATGCAATTAAACAATGGTCTAATACTATTAAAGGAATTCATAATATTAATATCTTTGCCATGAATCATAATGCGGGTAGTAAAGAAATTAACAATCTTGAAGAAATTACCAAGCGTGTATATTACTTATCCTTTGAAGCTCCATGGCTTCCATCAAATCAACAAGAAATTAACTATAATATGTTAATTAATGATAATAATGACCATATTTATCGCTATGTAGTTTCCGAACTCAATAAGCGTTTAGTACATCTTACAGGTGAAGAAGAGGCAAATCTAATCGAAGATTATTTGAGCTTAACGAAAGAAATCTTAGGAAATCTGTTGAAGAAATATGGCTATTATGATCGCCTAAAGAATATTTTAGGAGCTAACTACGATTATAAAATTGATCGCAACCGTATTACATGGAAAATGTTAATTCTTGATGATCATTATGAACATATTGCGTTTACTGATGGAGATGATAAGTATTTCCATGTTTCAAAAGCTATTTTTAATGATTTTAAAGCTAATGGATATGAGAATATTAATCAAACTCTAGATAATTACTTTAATATGTTCCCACGAGAAGGCGGTATTGCAATTGAGCAATACGGTAATGGAATGCGTCTTGATATTGACAAGTTTGATAAGTTCATTGGTGAGCCATTAATTAGAAAGCACTATGAACGAATGCATAAAGATGAAAAGCAGCAAGATAATATGACTGCTTTACTTAAAGCTCAAGTTGAACAGAATAAGATAATAGTTGAAAAGTTAACTGAGCAAAAAGAGCAAGAAAATAAGAAAAAAGGTTTTATTTCTCGTCTATTTAATCGCTAG
- a CDS encoding GNAT family N-acetyltransferase — MEFKKITNKNLWDVVNLQVKANQKTYVATNTVSLLEAYATQNENERVETFAVYEKDILVGFIMINFNVFNWDGAPKVARNNYCIWRFMIDQRYQGKGLGKKALNKLIDYIRAKPLGEAKKIYLSYVPGNEWAEKLYKEAGFVPNGEKDEEEIVLVLDLGGENNDR, encoded by the coding sequence ATGGAATTTAAGAAGATAACAAACAAAAATTTATGGGATGTTGTCAATCTTCAAGTTAAAGCAAATCAAAAGACATATGTTGCGACTAATACAGTTAGTTTATTAGAAGCTTATGCTACCCAGAATGAAAATGAACGAGTTGAAACTTTTGCTGTGTATGAAAAAGATATATTAGTTGGTTTTATTATGATTAACTTTAATGTATTCAATTGGGACGGAGCACCAAAAGTAGCTCGTAATAATTATTGTATCTGGCGATTTATGATTGACCAAAGATATCAAGGAAAAGGATTGGGCAAAAAAGCACTAAATAAACTTATTGATTATATAAGAGCAAAGCCTCTAGGCGAAGCTAAAAAAATATATTTGTCCTATGTACCTGGAAACGAATGGGCGGAGAAATTATACAAAGAAGCTGGGTTTGTTCCGAACGGAGAAAAAGATGAGGAAGAAATTGTGTTAGTACTCGATTTAGGTGGTGAAAATAATGACAGATAA
- a CDS encoding DUF2785 domain-containing protein — translation MKIQELKDKLPESTPIYTNEEINWMLNHIGDPDSLIRDSLVCNSLGKGFLEENFSLDQAHFMIEKIKTKNTLFYKIDETGIPTLTRSFTCLFWDLIIKVTNDSESEYFKILTDSEEKELFKNLLVYLSKESDFKGFSKKYGWFHAVAHCSDAIADGMKSDNFDSEIAHLFLSSTYKMLNRVDRRFIDGEEYRLSDVFIEAFKNQKISNEDFISWIKSFDFNPYAPDLIEFYRFNNVKSLLENVYVKLNSLSLLNVSVKDYIEEHFSKKD, via the coding sequence ATGAAGATACAAGAACTGAAAGATAAGTTACCTGAGTCTACGCCTATATACACAAATGAAGAAATAAACTGGATGCTTAATCATATTGGGGATCCGGACAGTTTAATTAGGGATTCTCTAGTGTGCAATAGTCTTGGAAAAGGATTTTTAGAAGAAAATTTTTCATTAGATCAAGCACATTTTATGATAGAGAAAATCAAAACAAAGAATACTTTATTTTATAAAATTGATGAAACAGGAATTCCTACACTGACCAGATCCTTTACTTGTTTATTTTGGGATTTAATCATTAAAGTCACTAATGACTCAGAATCAGAATACTTCAAAATTTTAACCGATTCTGAAGAGAAAGAATTGTTCAAAAACTTACTAGTTTATTTGTCTAAAGAATCTGATTTTAAGGGATTCTCTAAAAAGTATGGTTGGTTTCATGCAGTTGCTCATTGTTCTGATGCAATTGCGGATGGAATGAAGAGCGATAACTTTGATTCTGAAATAGCACATCTCTTTCTATCATCAACTTACAAAATGTTAAATAGGGTAGATAGACGCTTTATTGATGGAGAAGAGTATCGATTATCAGATGTTTTTATAGAAGCTTTTAAAAATCAAAAAATTTCTAATGAGGATTTTATTAGTTGGATAAAAAGTTTTGATTTTAATCCTTATGCACCAGATCTGATAGAATTTTATCGATTTAATAATGTAAAGTCTCTTTTAGAAAATGTCTACGTAAAATTAAATAGCTTATCTTTATTAAATGTAAGCGTTAAGGACTATATTGAAGAACATTTTAGCAAGAAGGATTAA
- a CDS encoding MFS transporter gives MDIEKEVSKPIFKATLLAISLFIMMPSVISPALPLMEKAFPNIPRVIVELLTTIPNFGEIFGLLINPFLVKKIGRKKVILIGLALVGICGTLPVIVNSFWLIFILRILLGFGIGIYNSLAVSLIMMIYENHKTDLNRLLGFQNIMNDVGYIASAFIICYLVTLSWHAVFWVYILAIPVFFMFEHFIKVPKKTKHSSGKHFSLSNIKQTFNSNILYLSILTLLIYIFYMALAYKLPSFIVDFHLGNESMASLMLAVIAITGIPRGIAFNWLYTKLHQWVWVLCMVLNALGFYLISSARNTYVLVVGCIVLGAGFGIVMPYIFKAISLSVPDQLSNLATTLCLIMMDIGAVISPFVISIIAKNSDKALLSSAIFFGIITLIEVTRNMYANLKHKH, from the coding sequence ATGGATATTGAAAAAGAGGTATCTAAACCAATCTTTAAAGCTACTTTATTAGCAATTTCTCTCTTCATTATGATGCCCTCTGTTATTTCTCCTGCCCTTCCCTTAATGGAAAAAGCCTTTCCTAATATTCCTCGTGTTATAGTGGAATTACTGACCACTATTCCTAATTTTGGAGAAATATTTGGTCTTTTAATAAATCCCTTTCTAGTTAAAAAAATTGGCAGAAAAAAGGTAATTTTAATTGGATTAGCTCTAGTTGGAATCTGCGGAACTTTACCAGTAATTGTTAATAGTTTTTGGCTAATATTTATTCTCCGGATCTTGCTTGGATTTGGTATCGGGATTTATAACTCCTTAGCCGTAAGTTTAATTATGATGATTTATGAAAATCATAAAACTGACCTCAATCGCCTATTAGGTTTCCAAAACATTATGAACGATGTTGGCTACATCGCTTCTGCCTTTATTATTTGTTATCTAGTAACATTATCTTGGCACGCAGTTTTCTGGGTATACATTCTTGCCATTCCCGTATTTTTTATGTTTGAACACTTTATTAAAGTTCCTAAGAAAACTAAGCATTCTTCTGGAAAACATTTTTCCCTTTCTAATATAAAGCAAACTTTTAATTCAAACATTCTTTATCTCAGTATCCTTACACTTTTGATTTATATTTTCTACATGGCTCTTGCTTACAAACTTCCTAGTTTTATCGTAGATTTTCATTTAGGAAATGAAAGTATGGCTTCGTTAATGCTAGCAGTAATTGCTATTACTGGTATTCCACGTGGCATCGCATTTAATTGGCTTTATACTAAACTGCACCAGTGGGTATGGGTTTTATGTATGGTTTTAAATGCGCTTGGATTTTATTTAATCAGTAGTGCAAGAAATACCTATGTGCTAGTAGTGGGATGTATTGTACTTGGAGCAGGTTTTGGAATTGTGATGCCATACATCTTTAAGGCTATCTCCTTAAGTGTTCCTGACCAATTAAGTAATCTTGCTACTACGTTATGCTTAATTATGATGGACATTGGTGCTGTAATTTCTCCATTTGTTATTTCAATCATTGCTAAGAATTCAGATAAAGCTCTACTTTCTTCAGCTATCTTCTTTGGAATCATAACCTTAATTGAAGTTACTAGAAATATGTACGCCAATCTAAAGCATAAGCATTAA
- a CDS encoding GNAT family N-acetyltransferase — MKHIAFVLHNFSTGNKKIELVLPEVWQAASLFDQLQKNFVEFSKYLKWAEKIKSAKDEAASIKMFQEKMVAGGAFNLVILVDGVPSGMIDLHELNQRSGEVGYWLSGDAQHLGIMTKSVEFLVEYAFKQLNLEFLILRTAQDNLASQHVAQRAGFQYVKDDKNDHKVFVLKNE; from the coding sequence ATGAAACATATTGCATTTGTTTTACATAATTTTTCAACTGGAAATAAGAAAATTGAATTAGTTTTACCAGAAGTCTGGCAAGCCGCTTCTCTGTTTGATCAACTTCAAAAGAATTTTGTTGAATTTTCTAAATATTTAAAGTGGGCTGAAAAAATTAAGTCTGCTAAAGATGAAGCTGCATCAATTAAAATGTTTCAAGAAAAGATGGTTGCTGGGGGAGCATTCAATTTAGTTATCTTAGTTGATGGTGTCCCTAGTGGAATGATTGATTTGCACGAATTGAATCAAAGATCAGGTGAAGTAGGTTATTGGCTTTCTGGGGATGCGCAGCATTTAGGAATTATGACTAAATCGGTTGAGTTTTTAGTAGAGTATGCTTTTAAACAGCTGAATTTAGAATTTTTAATTTTACGAACGGCTCAAGATAATTTAGCTAGTCAACATGTGGCCCAGCGTGCAGGATTTCAGTATGTGAAAGATGATAAAAATGATCATAAAGTCTTTGTATTAAAGAACGAGTAA
- a CDS encoding tyrosine-protein phosphatase gives MTTTLLPVNSILNSRDLGGIVGLDGRKIKTHRLIRTGALTRMSDEDIQFLKNYGLTTIIDLRSKSESKDHPDPQIEGVKNISLPLSEEEGTLGGIQDLSREYDLYHHDPHAAFKMMCDHYSSHVVKAHDQNTVRQVLTILAEKEDGATIFHCTEGKDRTGFVVLFVLYILGVELEVIRQDYLASNSILSSYRAERDKKFENAGENLTFRSNMRILSSASDSFFDTVLLTIDEQYLNMDAYVKNVLDVTLGLRDRLRELYLEEK, from the coding sequence ATGACAACAACCTTATTGCCGGTTAATAGTATTCTTAATTCCCGAGATTTGGGTGGAATAGTGGGATTAGATGGAAGAAAGATAAAAACACACCGGCTAATTAGAACGGGAGCACTTACCCGTATGTCTGATGAGGATATTCAGTTTTTAAAAAATTACGGTTTAACAACAATCATTGATTTGCGATCAAAGAGTGAAAGTAAAGACCATCCCGATCCGCAAATTGAAGGTGTTAAAAATATTTCCTTGCCTCTTTCTGAAGAAGAAGGTACTTTAGGCGGGATTCAAGATTTATCACGAGAATATGATCTATATCATCATGATCCCCATGCTGCTTTTAAAATGATGTGTGATCATTATAGCAGCCATGTTGTTAAAGCGCATGATCAAAATACAGTTCGCCAAGTTTTAACTATTCTAGCCGAAAAAGAGGATGGAGCAACTATTTTTCATTGTACCGAAGGAAAAGATCGTACTGGTTTTGTAGTTTTATTCGTTTTATATATTTTAGGTGTTGAGTTAGAAGTAATTCGTCAAGATTACTTAGCGTCTAATTCCATTCTTTCTTCTTATCGAGCAGAACGTGATAAAAAGTTTGAAAATGCAGGTGAAAACCTTACCTTTAGGAGTAATATGCGAATCTTGAGTTCTGCTTCTGATTCCTTTTTTGATACGGTATTACTTACAATCGACGAGCAGTATCTAAACATGGATGCATATGTGAAAAATGTGTTGGATGTGACACTTGGATTAAGAGATCGTTTACGTGAGCTTTATTTAGAGGAAAAGTAA
- a CDS encoding NUDIX hydrolase N-terminal domain-containing protein, producing the protein MTDKLVDWAIRLQSLAQAGLTYGKDSFDLERYQEIRDISAEMMTEKAGLPIEKVKNLFCNEVGYQTPKIATRAAIFKDDKMLLVQESDGLWSIPGGWCEVNLSVKENVIKEIKEEAGIDITVERLIAIHDSNKHYKGMYPYGISTVFFLCKPAGGSFKENDETIASGYFALDDLPELSEDKGSREQVEMCFKAYHDPYWQANFE; encoded by the coding sequence ATGACAGATAAACTTGTTGATTGGGCTATTCGTCTTCAAAGTTTAGCGCAAGCTGGATTAACATATGGAAAAGATAGTTTTGATCTTGAGAGGTATCAAGAAATCCGCGATATTTCGGCTGAAATGATGACTGAGAAGGCAGGTTTGCCAATTGAGAAGGTAAAAAATCTATTTTGTAATGAAGTAGGTTATCAAACTCCTAAGATTGCAACTCGGGCCGCTATTTTTAAAGATGATAAAATGCTGCTAGTTCAAGAAAGCGATGGCCTATGGTCAATTCCCGGTGGCTGGTGTGAGGTAAATCTATCAGTTAAGGAAAATGTGATTAAAGAAATCAAAGAAGAGGCTGGCATTGATATTACAGTTGAAAGATTAATTGCGATTCACGATAGCAATAAGCACTATAAAGGAATGTATCCTTATGGAATTAGTACAGTATTTTTCTTATGTAAGCCAGCTGGTGGAAGCTTTAAAGAGAACGATGAAACTATTGCAAGTGGTTATTTTGCGTTGGATGATTTACCCGAGTTGAGTGAAGATAAGGGATCACGTGAACAGGTAGAAATGTGCTTTAAGGCATATCATGATCCATATTGGCAAGCAAATTTTGAGTAG